A window of the Streptomyces sp. Ag109_O5-10 genome harbors these coding sequences:
- a CDS encoding aldo/keto reductase, with translation MKQRTIGGRTVSAIGLGGMPMSIEGRPEAGRSIATIHAALDAGVTFVDTADAYHRDAAEVGHNEELIAGALRTYGRGADDVLVATKGGHLRPGDGSWTVNGDPAYLKRAAKESAKRLGVEAIGLYQFHRPDPRVPYAESIGAIRDLLDEGVIRMAGISNATVDQIDEANQILGGRLDSVQNQFSPRFRSSLRELEHCAELGIAFLPWSPLGGIANAPELSAQQAAFREVADEIGVSVYRVTLAWELALAPVVIPIPGASRPESIRDSAAATDVELTAEQISRLSAA, from the coding sequence ATGAAGCAACGCACGATCGGCGGACGGACGGTGTCGGCGATCGGGCTCGGCGGCATGCCGATGTCCATCGAGGGCCGCCCCGAAGCCGGCAGATCGATCGCGACGATCCACGCCGCGCTGGACGCCGGTGTCACGTTCGTCGACACGGCGGACGCGTATCACCGCGACGCCGCCGAGGTCGGACACAACGAGGAGCTCATCGCCGGGGCCCTGCGCACGTACGGCCGGGGAGCGGACGACGTGCTGGTCGCGACGAAGGGGGGTCACCTGCGGCCCGGCGACGGCAGCTGGACCGTGAACGGTGATCCGGCTTATCTCAAGCGGGCCGCCAAGGAGTCGGCCAAGCGCCTCGGCGTCGAGGCGATCGGCCTCTACCAGTTCCACCGCCCCGACCCGCGGGTCCCGTACGCCGAGTCGATCGGCGCGATCCGCGACCTGCTCGACGAGGGCGTGATCCGCATGGCGGGCATCTCGAACGCGACCGTGGACCAGATCGACGAGGCGAACCAGATCCTGGGCGGCCGCCTCGACTCGGTCCAGAACCAGTTCTCGCCCAGGTTCCGCTCCAGTCTGCGCGAGCTGGAGCACTGCGCCGAACTCGGGATCGCGTTCCTGCCCTGGAGCCCACTGGGCGGCATCGCGAACGCGCCCGAGCTCTCGGCGCAGCAGGCCGCCTTCCGCGAGGTCGCGGACGAGATCGGCGTCAGCGTCTACCGGGTGACCCTGGCCTGGGAACTCGCCCTGGCGCCCGTGGTGATCCCGATCCCCGGGGCCTCCCGCCCCGAAAGCATCCGTGACTCGGCGGCCGCCACCGACGTCGAACTCACCGCGGAGCAGATTTCCCGCCTCTCGGCGGCCTGA
- a CDS encoding tetratricopeptide repeat protein: MVHWQGTDFTVDGREPAGAEDHYQIGLHCWNSAQHRAAAPYFLEIAASAGHDAAVELLGHIAYLQGHYAIAVPLLRQSTGSPRAAYYLGALYHQGCPEAGMAQSLDEAARHYRAAARLGEPEAMLALGELYLERLLPLTRTPAEHALEHFLAAAERGHPYAQYRAAELYRTLYQDTGRAAALYRSCVDNPMTGRHPLGSMMTLQSQAHLREEAATRTARAAQQRRDAVNPVERRGDFI, encoded by the coding sequence GTGGTGCACTGGCAGGGAACCGACTTCACCGTGGACGGCCGCGAGCCGGCCGGCGCCGAGGACCACTACCAGATCGGTCTGCACTGCTGGAACAGCGCGCAGCACCGCGCCGCGGCCCCCTATTTCCTGGAGATCGCCGCCTCCGCCGGTCACGACGCCGCCGTGGAACTCCTGGGGCACATCGCCTATCTGCAGGGCCACTACGCGATCGCGGTACCGCTGCTGCGGCAGAGCACCGGATCGCCGCGGGCGGCCTACTACCTCGGCGCGCTGTACCACCAGGGCTGCCCCGAGGCCGGTATGGCCCAGTCGCTCGACGAAGCGGCCCGCCACTACCGGGCCGCGGCCCGACTCGGCGAACCCGAAGCCATGCTGGCCCTGGGCGAGCTGTACCTGGAGCGGCTGCTCCCGCTGACCCGGACGCCCGCGGAACACGCGCTGGAGCACTTCCTGGCGGCAGCCGAGCGTGGCCACCCCTACGCCCAGTACCGTGCCGCCGAGCTCTACCGCACCCTCTACCAGGACACCGGGCGCGCCGCCGCCCTCTACCGGTCCTGCGTGGACAACCCGATGACCGGCCGCCATCCGCTCGGGTCGATGATGACCCTGCAGAGCCAGGCACACCTGCGCGAGGAGGCGGCGACGCGGACGGCCCGCGCGGCGCAGCAGCGGCGCGACGCCGTCAACCCCGTGGAGCGACGGGGCGACTTCATCTGA
- a CDS encoding SGNH/GDSL hydrolase family protein, producing the protein MRSTKSLSLLAALGAAALISLGLAAPAEAAGPVYVALGDSYSAGNGAGNYDSASGSCHRSLSAYPYLWKNAHAPSSFADTACSGAVTTDVTNSQLGPLTSATTLVSVTIGGNDAGFADVMTACATDSDSDCVNRVNQAETYARNTLPGRLDATYTAIRAKAPNAKVVVLGYPHLYTLNVFCIGLSDTKHRKIDEASDVLDSVIQGRAAAHGFVFGDVRTTFNGHELCSGDDWLHSIVISPTWESYHPTATGHASGFYPVLNANS; encoded by the coding sequence GTGAGATCGACCAAGTCGCTGTCCCTGCTCGCAGCTCTGGGCGCCGCAGCCCTCATCAGCCTGGGTCTGGCCGCTCCGGCCGAGGCCGCGGGACCGGTGTACGTCGCGCTGGGCGACTCGTACTCCGCCGGCAACGGCGCGGGCAACTACGACAGCGCGAGCGGCAGCTGCCACCGTAGCCTCAGCGCCTACCCCTACCTCTGGAAGAACGCGCACGCCCCGTCGTCCTTCGCGGACACGGCCTGCTCCGGCGCGGTCACCACGGACGTGACGAACTCCCAGCTCGGCCCCCTCACCTCCGCCACCACGCTGGTCTCCGTCACCATCGGCGGGAACGACGCGGGCTTCGCCGACGTCATGACGGCCTGCGCCACGGATTCGGACTCCGACTGCGTCAACAGGGTCAACCAGGCGGAGACGTACGCGCGGAACACCCTGCCCGGCCGCCTCGACGCCACCTACACCGCGATCCGCGCCAAGGCTCCCAACGCCAAGGTGGTCGTCCTGGGTTACCCGCACCTCTACACCCTCAACGTCTTCTGCATCGGGCTCAGCGACACCAAGCACCGCAAGATCGACGAGGCCTCGGACGTCCTCGACAGCGTCATCCAGGGCAGGGCCGCCGCGCACGGTTTCGTCTTCGGCGACGTCCGCACCACGTTCAACGGGCACGAACTGTGCTCCGGCGACGACTGGCTGCACTCCATCGTCATCTCGCCGACCTGGGAGTCCTACCACCCCACCGCCACCGGCCACGCGTCCGGCTTCTACCCCGTCCTCAACGCCAACAGCTGA
- a CDS encoding HIT family protein, protein MTSNWQTDRIGAALRGENPTVLRRLESGFAVIGDVQFLPGYSVLLANEPGVQRLSELPRAKRLSFLSDMDQLGEAVERVCRRLDPDFRRVNLEILGNSDPFLHAHVWPRFEWEPAELVGKPVWLYPRERWSDEQYKLDSQHDVLRDAIGNELDRLRSTT, encoded by the coding sequence ATGACCAGCAATTGGCAGACGGACCGGATCGGGGCTGCTCTGCGGGGCGAGAATCCGACCGTGCTGCGGCGGCTTGAGTCCGGCTTCGCGGTGATCGGCGACGTTCAGTTCCTGCCTGGGTACTCAGTTCTGCTCGCGAACGAGCCGGGTGTTCAACGGCTGTCTGAACTGCCCAGGGCCAAGCGGCTGTCGTTTCTCTCCGACATGGATCAACTGGGAGAAGCGGTTGAGCGGGTCTGTCGGCGGCTGGACCCCGATTTCCGCCGGGTCAACCTGGAGATCCTCGGCAACTCGGACCCGTTCCTGCATGCCCATGTCTGGCCGCGGTTCGAGTGGGAGCCGGCCGAGCTGGTGGGCAAGCCGGTGTGGCTGTATCCGCGTGAGCGGTGGAGTGACGAGCAGTACAAGCTCGACTCGCAACACGATGTGCTGCGGGATGCCATCGGCAACGAACTTGACCGGTTGCGTTCGACGACCTGA
- a CDS encoding MFS transporter has product MTAEEQTAAHATPTAADPVRGGSTTSEDPGRPGNAGRWPATAVFFLNGLTLSTYVVRLESLKSKHHLNDGQLGLIGMVFAVAAIVCMQGVGPLTARVGTRPVLRTSVVVMPVLLALVGLVGGVVELVLVVMALGAVHGTTDTAMNTHAVTVEQRLGRPILNGCHAAWSISAVVASLTTAALEHAGVSFATHLAAAAAVLMAGGLLLGRLLVETGPRDRAPTSSPAERRRGRRRGWSRQVVALGLTGTALMVCEGAALGWSAIFLHDSRGASLGLAATAVTAYTGAQAIGRVIGDRLTLRFGAPALFRTGGLVAACGLAMALLSPNPVTAIGGFAVAGAGASVLIPLAYSAVGQAKADSPEAATLISRFTTFTYAGTLFGPAVIGWAAEFAGLTWTLAALIPVLCAVALLSRLPGHPQP; this is encoded by the coding sequence ATGACTGCCGAGGAACAGACCGCGGCGCATGCGACACCAACGGCTGCCGACCCGGTCCGGGGCGGCTCGACCACGTCAGAGGATCCAGGCAGACCGGGGAACGCCGGACGGTGGCCGGCCACAGCCGTCTTCTTTCTCAACGGGCTCACGCTGTCGACGTATGTCGTCCGGCTGGAATCGCTGAAGAGCAAGCACCATCTGAACGACGGGCAGCTCGGGCTGATCGGCATGGTTTTCGCCGTGGCGGCCATCGTCTGCATGCAGGGCGTGGGCCCTCTGACGGCGCGGGTCGGGACGCGGCCGGTGCTGCGCACCTCGGTCGTCGTCATGCCCGTGCTGCTGGCACTGGTCGGCCTGGTGGGCGGAGTCGTCGAACTTGTGTTGGTCGTCATGGCGCTCGGTGCCGTGCACGGCACCACCGACACAGCCATGAACACGCACGCCGTCACCGTCGAACAGCGCCTCGGACGTCCCATACTCAACGGCTGCCACGCCGCCTGGAGCATCAGCGCGGTCGTGGCCTCACTCACCACGGCCGCCCTGGAGCATGCGGGTGTCTCGTTCGCCACGCACCTCGCCGCAGCCGCCGCCGTACTCATGGCGGGGGGCCTGCTGCTGGGACGGCTCCTGGTGGAGACCGGCCCGCGGGACCGCGCCCCCACATCCTCGCCCGCAGAGCGCCGCCGGGGCCGACGCAGAGGCTGGAGCCGCCAGGTCGTGGCACTCGGCCTGACCGGCACCGCCTTGATGGTCTGTGAAGGCGCCGCCCTCGGTTGGAGCGCGATCTTCCTCCACGACTCCCGGGGCGCGTCGCTCGGTCTCGCGGCGACGGCCGTGACCGCGTACACCGGCGCTCAGGCGATCGGCCGAGTGATCGGCGACCGCTTGACCCTCCGCTTCGGTGCTCCGGCCCTTTTCCGCACCGGCGGCCTCGTCGCGGCCTGCGGCCTGGCGATGGCGCTGCTTTCGCCGAACCCGGTCACGGCCATCGGCGGGTTCGCCGTCGCAGGCGCGGGTGCCTCGGTCCTGATCCCGCTGGCCTACAGCGCGGTCGGGCAGGCGAAGGCCGACAGCCCGGAAGCCGCGACGCTGATCTCCCGATTCACTACCTTCACCTACGCGGGGACCCTGTTCGGCCCCGCCGTGATCGGCTGGGCCGCTGAGTTCGCCGGCCTGACCTGGACGCTCGCCGCGCTGATCCCCGTGCTGTGCGCTGTCGCACTCCTGAGCCGACTGCCTGGCCACCCACAGCCCTGA
- a CDS encoding Crp/Fnr family transcriptional regulator yields the protein MASATTMTAALESVHRERLMRLAREVSFAAGTRLFEEGRHADRFWVVRTGTVALDLHVPGRRPAVIETLGQGELVGWSWHFPPYLWQLGAEAMSPVRAWEFDAGAVLGLCAEDAGFGQAIAVWVGRVVAQRLHASRVRLLDLYAPYGSGGLT from the coding sequence ATGGCCTCCGCCACCACCATGACCGCGGCTCTCGAGTCCGTGCACCGCGAGCGGCTGATGCGGCTCGCCCGCGAGGTCTCCTTCGCGGCCGGGACCCGGCTGTTCGAGGAGGGTAGGCACGCCGACCGATTCTGGGTCGTGCGCACCGGGACCGTCGCCCTGGACCTGCATGTGCCCGGTCGGCGGCCCGCCGTCATCGAGACCCTGGGGCAGGGTGAACTCGTCGGCTGGTCCTGGCACTTCCCTCCGTACCTCTGGCAGCTGGGTGCCGAGGCGATGAGCCCGGTGCGGGCCTGGGAGTTCGACGCCGGCGCGGTTCTGGGATTGTGTGCCGAGGACGCCGGGTTCGGGCAAGCGATCGCCGTCTGGGTCGGGCGGGTGGTCGCCCAGCGGCTGCACGCCTCCCGGGTGCGTCTGCTCGACCTGTACGCCCCCTACGGAAGCGGTGGGCTTACCTGA
- a CDS encoding YbhN family protein yields the protein MPQPEAGAGAGRLVRGSAARPGLLWWMCAALVGLAAALFALSRRRELAEAYHLIARVRPFGVVVAMAFEALSVVCFAAVPRWLLRTGGVRWSVGKMTCTTMAANALAGAFPGGAAFSAAWLLRYLSRRGAGQVLAVAVVVTAGVASALSLLLLLAIGVLLSGPAGPDTVVRPVVTVLLIALTAGTTILGLCGFAPVRRALRRVWGATCRRSGWARRVETDLAGLADQVRSVEPRLWPWLWPLAFALLNWSSDVACLAASMWALGVPVPWRGLLLTYTITQIVGSLRLTPGNLGIAEAALSALLVVYGLPPGQAIAAVLLYRVVSYWALQPIGWTCWITLTLGNRLRPRRDEP from the coding sequence ATGCCGCAGCCAGAGGCCGGGGCCGGTGCCGGAAGACTTGTGCGGGGCTCCGCCGCACGGCCGGGCCTGCTCTGGTGGATGTGCGCCGCCCTCGTCGGCCTGGCCGCAGCCCTGTTCGCTCTCTCCCGACGGCGTGAACTGGCGGAGGCGTACCACCTGATTGCCCGGGTGAGGCCCTTCGGTGTGGTGGTCGCCATGGCCTTCGAGGCGCTGTCAGTGGTGTGCTTCGCCGCAGTGCCGCGATGGCTGCTGCGGACGGGCGGTGTGCGGTGGAGTGTGGGCAAGATGACGTGCACGACCATGGCCGCCAACGCGTTGGCCGGTGCGTTTCCCGGTGGCGCGGCGTTCTCTGCGGCATGGCTGTTGCGGTATCTGTCCCGCCGCGGTGCGGGACAGGTGCTCGCCGTCGCCGTCGTGGTGACGGCAGGAGTGGCCTCGGCCCTGAGTCTCCTGCTCCTCCTCGCCATCGGCGTCCTCCTGTCCGGGCCGGCCGGCCCGGACACCGTCGTCCGCCCCGTGGTCACGGTGCTGTTGATCGCTCTCACGGCCGGAACGACGATCCTCGGTCTCTGCGGCTTCGCGCCGGTGCGCCGCGCGCTGCGGCGGGTGTGGGGGGCCACGTGCCGACGGTCCGGGTGGGCGCGACGCGTCGAAACGGACCTGGCAGGTCTGGCCGACCAGGTCCGCAGCGTGGAGCCGCGCTTGTGGCCCTGGCTTTGGCCGCTGGCCTTCGCGCTGCTCAACTGGAGCTCGGACGTGGCGTGCCTGGCCGCGAGCATGTGGGCCCTGGGTGTCCCGGTGCCCTGGCGCGGGCTGCTCCTCACGTACACCATCACGCAGATCGTCGGCAGCCTGCGTCTGACCCCGGGGAACCTGGGCATCGCCGAAGCCGCCCTCTCGGCCCTGCTCGTCGTCTACGGCCTGCCGCCCGGACAGGCGATCGCCGCCGTGCTCCTCTACCGCGTCGTCAGCTACTGGGCTCTCCAGCCGATCGGCTGGACCTGCTGGATCACCCTCACCCTGGGGAACCGCCTGCGGCCACGGAGAGATGAACCTTGA
- a CDS encoding hydrogenase maturation protease, giving the protein MTGRVVVVGVGNPLRGDDGVGPAAVEALRGRVPDDTVLAVSDGEPARLLDLWRDATTVIVVEALRTHPARPGELHTLTPAEAAGHARATASTHTFGLGACLALAEALGRMPPRLVVHAVEVADVELGEPLSDPVRSALPELTDRVAATVRQAYVSHGT; this is encoded by the coding sequence ATGACCGGCCGGGTCGTGGTGGTCGGCGTCGGCAACCCTCTGCGCGGCGACGACGGGGTCGGCCCGGCCGCGGTGGAGGCACTGCGGGGCCGGGTTCCCGACGACACCGTGCTGGCGGTCAGCGACGGCGAGCCCGCGAGGCTGCTCGACCTGTGGCGCGACGCGACCACCGTGATCGTCGTGGAAGCCCTCCGCACCCACCCGGCCCGGCCCGGTGAGCTGCACACCCTGACACCGGCGGAGGCCGCCGGGCACGCACGGGCCACGGCGAGCACGCACACCTTCGGCCTGGGCGCCTGTCTGGCCCTGGCAGAGGCCCTCGGCCGCATGCCGCCGAGGCTCGTGGTGCACGCCGTGGAGGTCGCCGACGTCGAACTCGGCGAACCGCTGAGCGACCCGGTGCGCTCCGCACTGCCCGAACTGACCGACCGCGTGGCCGCCACCGTGCGACAGGCGTACGTGAGCCACGGGACGTAG
- a CDS encoding Ni/Fe hydrogenase subunit alpha — MNPRGTRVLRLDALARVEGEAALHLRVQNGSVTGTQLRIYEPPRFFEALLKGRGHTEPPDITSRICGICPVAYQMSACRAIENACGVTVDGPLADLRRLLYCGEWIESHALHIHLLHAPDFLGRADMVELARDQRAAVERGLRIKQTGNAIIEQLGGRPVHPVNIRVGGFYRTPAPDELRPLADRLRQAREDALETVRWVAAFDFPDAVCDHALFALSDPGRYAIDSGTPTVADPAPREFPLSDFEEHVREEQVPHSTALSATLDGRRFLTGPLARYAINGRWLHPVAAGAARDAGLGDPAAGTVCDNPFRSIVVRAVEVVQAVEEALRIIDGYERPLRPAVEVPPRAAAGVGATEAPRGLLYHRYALSADGTLTGARIIPPTAQNQTAIEEDVRRAVQSRLDRGGPTADDDELTHLCERVIRNHDPCISCAAHFLDVTVDRP, encoded by the coding sequence ATGAACCCTCGCGGAACCCGCGTCCTGCGACTGGACGCGCTGGCCAGGGTGGAAGGCGAAGCGGCTCTCCACCTGCGTGTCCAAAACGGTTCGGTCACCGGGACACAGCTGCGCATCTACGAACCGCCCCGCTTCTTCGAGGCCCTCCTGAAGGGCCGGGGCCATACCGAGCCCCCCGACATCACCTCCCGAATCTGCGGCATCTGCCCGGTCGCCTACCAGATGAGCGCCTGCCGGGCGATCGAGAACGCCTGCGGGGTCACGGTGGACGGCCCCCTCGCGGACCTGCGCCGCCTGCTGTACTGCGGCGAGTGGATCGAGAGCCACGCCCTGCACATCCACCTCCTGCACGCGCCGGACTTCCTCGGTCGCGCGGACATGGTCGAACTCGCTCGTGACCAGCGCGCGGCCGTCGAACGCGGCCTGCGGATCAAACAGACCGGCAACGCGATCATCGAACAGCTCGGCGGCCGGCCCGTCCACCCGGTCAACATCCGGGTGGGCGGCTTCTACCGGACCCCGGCACCAGACGAACTCCGGCCCCTGGCAGATCGGCTGCGGCAGGCCCGGGAGGACGCGCTGGAGACCGTCCGCTGGGTGGCGGCGTTCGACTTTCCCGACGCCGTCTGCGACCACGCGCTGTTCGCACTGAGCGACCCCGGCCGCTACGCCATCGACTCGGGGACGCCCACGGTCGCTGATCCGGCGCCGCGGGAGTTCCCCCTGTCCGACTTCGAGGAGCACGTCCGGGAAGAGCAGGTGCCGCACTCCACGGCGCTCTCCGCCACCCTGGACGGCCGGCGCTTCCTGACCGGTCCGCTGGCCCGTTACGCCATCAACGGGCGCTGGCTGCATCCCGTGGCGGCCGGTGCGGCACGGGACGCCGGGCTGGGCGATCCGGCCGCGGGCACGGTCTGTGACAACCCCTTCCGGAGCATCGTCGTACGTGCGGTCGAGGTCGTGCAGGCGGTCGAGGAAGCCCTGCGGATCATCGACGGATACGAGCGGCCTCTCCGGCCGGCCGTCGAGGTCCCGCCGCGCGCGGCGGCCGGCGTGGGAGCCACCGAGGCGCCCCGCGGTCTGCTGTACCACCGCTACGCCCTCTCCGCAGACGGTACGCTCACCGGGGCCCGCATCATCCCGCCCACCGCACAGAACCAGACGGCCATCGAGGAGGACGTACGCAGGGCGGTCCAGTCACGCCTGGACCGGGGCGGTCCCACCGCCGACGACGACGAACTCACCCACTTGTGCGAACGGGTCATCCGCAACCACGACCCCTGCATCTCCTGCGCCGCCCACTTCCTCGACGTCACCGTGGACCGTCCATGA
- a CDS encoding oxidoreductase yields MAIAPGPAPGHRPNLAVWKFASCDGCQLTLLDCEDELLGLADRVRIDHFLEMTSAEGGAGGEHARPAGRGPYDLSLVEGSITTAEDAERIRHVRHVSRYLVTIGACATAGGIQALRDFADVDEFLAAVYARPEYISTLETSTPISAHVPVDFELRGCPIDRRQLLEVITAYLAGRRPRIPSHSVCFECKRRGTTCITVAHGTPCLGPVTHAGCGAICPAYGRGCYGCFGPANQPNLRSMVAQLHRDGMSERDIQRVFHTFNATAPEHAPVPELAAEECHRSRPGSETRPERPA; encoded by the coding sequence ATGGCCATCGCGCCCGGACCGGCCCCCGGTCACCGGCCGAATCTCGCCGTGTGGAAGTTCGCCTCCTGCGACGGCTGCCAGCTGACCCTGCTCGACTGCGAGGACGAACTGCTGGGCCTCGCCGACCGGGTACGGATCGACCACTTCCTGGAGATGACCTCCGCCGAGGGCGGCGCCGGCGGGGAGCACGCCCGGCCGGCTGGCCGGGGGCCCTACGACCTCTCCCTGGTCGAAGGGTCGATCACCACCGCCGAGGACGCCGAGCGGATCCGGCACGTACGCCATGTCTCCCGGTACCTGGTAACCATTGGAGCCTGCGCCACCGCCGGGGGCATCCAGGCCCTGCGCGACTTCGCCGACGTCGACGAGTTCCTCGCCGCGGTCTACGCCCGCCCGGAGTACATCTCCACGCTGGAGACCTCGACACCGATCTCGGCCCACGTCCCGGTCGACTTCGAGCTGCGCGGTTGCCCCATCGACCGCCGTCAGCTCCTCGAGGTCATCACCGCCTACCTGGCCGGACGCAGACCCCGGATCCCGAGCCACAGTGTCTGCTTCGAGTGCAAGAGACGCGGCACCACCTGCATCACGGTGGCCCACGGCACCCCCTGCCTGGGCCCGGTCACGCACGCCGGCTGCGGCGCGATCTGCCCCGCCTACGGACGCGGATGCTACGGCTGCTTCGGACCGGCGAACCAGCCCAACCTGCGCTCCATGGTCGCCCAGTTGCACCGCGACGGGATGAGCGAGCGGGACATCCAGCGTGTCTTCCACACCTTCAACGCCACGGCGCCGGAACATGCCCCCGTACCCGAACTCGCAGCCGAGGAGTGTCACCGGTCTCGGCCCGGCTCGGAAACCCGCCCCGAAAGGCCCGCATGA
- a CDS encoding FAD/NAD(P)-binding protein — MTTVAPPLPYQVAGTWAETADTRSIELVPTGRALPPFAPGQFAMIYAFGVGEVPVSVSALRGPRGGLVYTVRAVGAVSAALVRLRPADTVGLRGPYGTGWDLATAAGEDLLVIAGGIGLAPLRPVVHAVLARRGGYGRLTVLVGARTPADLVYENEIDDWRGPASVAVTVDRPGPGPGWHGAVGVVTTLLDRLDLRPERTRALVCGPEVMMRHTARDLVARGVVPDRVQVSLERNMRCATGHCGHCQLGPLLLCRDGPVVGYDRVADLLLVREL; from the coding sequence ATGACCACCGTGGCGCCTCCGCTGCCGTATCAGGTTGCGGGCACCTGGGCGGAGACCGCCGACACCCGTTCTATCGAGCTGGTGCCGACCGGACGTGCCCTTCCGCCGTTCGCGCCGGGACAGTTCGCGATGATCTACGCCTTCGGGGTCGGTGAGGTGCCCGTCTCGGTCAGCGCCCTGCGCGGCCCCCGCGGCGGTCTCGTGTACACCGTGCGTGCCGTGGGCGCGGTCTCGGCGGCTCTGGTCCGGCTGCGCCCTGCTGACACCGTCGGTCTCAGAGGGCCGTACGGTACCGGCTGGGACCTGGCGACGGCGGCTGGGGAGGATCTGCTGGTGATCGCCGGAGGTATCGGGCTGGCCCCGTTGCGCCCGGTCGTGCACGCCGTCCTGGCACGGCGGGGCGGGTACGGTCGGCTCACGGTCCTGGTGGGCGCCCGTACCCCGGCCGACCTCGTCTACGAGAACGAGATCGACGACTGGCGCGGACCGGCGTCGGTAGCGGTGACCGTCGACCGCCCCGGCCCCGGCCCCGGCTGGCACGGCGCGGTCGGCGTGGTCACCACGCTCCTGGACCGCCTCGACCTGCGTCCTGAACGGACCCGCGCACTGGTCTGCGGGCCCGAGGTGATGATGCGCCACACCGCCCGCGACCTCGTGGCCCGGGGAGTGGTCCCGGACCGCGTCCAGGTGTCCCTGGAACGGAACATGCGCTGCGCCACCGGTCATTGCGGCCACTGCCAGCTCGGCCCGCTCCTGCTGTGCCGGGACGGTCCGGTCGTCGGCTACGACCGCGTGGCAGACCTGCTCCTTGTGAGGGAGTTGTGA
- a CDS encoding 4Fe-4S dicluster domain-containing protein, protein MTADADVNSSPAVPWSDGLVMSKDGMAALVDVLIRRGFTVVGPTVRDDAIILAELRSADELPYGWGVELEAGRYRLRERSDGAAFAHAAGPQSWKPFLHPPRVREWSADRTEDGLVIAADRPTPPRYAFLGVRPCDLRAIAVQDRVLTGGMHRDPGYEGRRSGALLIVVECTEPGATCFCVSMGTGPAAGPGYDLVMTEVADEAGHRFWIRSGSSEGAEILAEVPTRSADPDTRETARAGVAAAADRMGRAMPEADLRELMATTLDAPRWDDVAGRCLTCGNCTMVCPTCFCTTTEDVTDLTGDHAERWRLWDSCFDLDFSQLHGGTVRASPRSRYRQWMTHKLGTWYDQFGSSGCVGCGRCIVWCPVGIDITEEAAALHDWTRPGEAEPP, encoded by the coding sequence ATGACCGCCGACGCCGATGTGAACTCCTCCCCGGCCGTCCCTTGGTCCGACGGGCTTGTCATGAGCAAGGACGGCATGGCGGCGCTGGTGGACGTGCTGATCAGACGCGGGTTCACGGTCGTGGGACCCACGGTGCGGGACGACGCGATCATCCTCGCGGAGCTTCGGTCGGCCGACGAGCTGCCGTACGGCTGGGGCGTCGAGCTGGAGGCCGGGCGGTACCGGCTGCGTGAGCGGTCCGACGGCGCGGCCTTCGCGCACGCGGCGGGCCCGCAGTCCTGGAAGCCGTTCCTGCACCCGCCCCGGGTGCGGGAGTGGAGCGCCGACCGGACGGAGGACGGGCTGGTCATCGCCGCCGACCGACCCACGCCCCCGCGTTACGCCTTCCTCGGCGTGCGCCCATGCGACCTGCGGGCCATCGCCGTCCAGGATCGGGTGCTGACCGGTGGCATGCACCGCGACCCCGGCTACGAGGGACGGCGCTCCGGAGCACTGCTGATCGTGGTCGAGTGCACGGAACCCGGCGCCACCTGCTTCTGCGTCTCGATGGGTACCGGACCCGCCGCGGGCCCCGGCTACGACCTGGTCATGACCGAGGTGGCGGACGAGGCCGGACATCGTTTCTGGATCCGCAGCGGCAGTTCGGAGGGCGCCGAGATCCTGGCCGAAGTCCCGACCCGTTCGGCCGACCCGGACACCCGTGAGACGGCCCGTGCGGGTGTCGCGGCCGCCGCGGATCGCATGGGTCGCGCCATGCCCGAGGCCGACCTGCGGGAGCTGATGGCCACGACGCTCGACGCGCCCCGCTGGGACGACGTCGCGGGACGATGTCTGACCTGTGGCAACTGCACCATGGTGTGCCCCACCTGCTTCTGCACCACCACCGAGGACGTCACCGACCTCACCGGCGACCACGCGGAGCGCTGGCGGTTGTGGGACTCGTGTTTCGACCTGGACTTCTCCCAGCTGCACGGGGGCACGGTCCGCGCCTCCCCGCGCAGCCGCTATCGGCAGTGGATGACCCACAAGCTCGGCACCTGGTACGACCAGTTCGGTTCGTCCGGCTGTGTGGGCTGCGGTCGCTGCATCGTGTGGTGCCCGGTCGGGATCGACATCACGGAGGAGGCCGCCGCCCTGCACGACTGGACACGGCCGGGGGAAGCGGAGCCGCCATGA